A portion of the Melanotaenia boesemani isolate fMelBoe1 chromosome 2, fMelBoe1.pri, whole genome shotgun sequence genome contains these proteins:
- the LOC121629197 gene encoding ferritin, middle subunit: MESQVRQNYHRDCEAAINRMVNMELFASYTYTSMAFYFSRDDVALPGFAHFFKENSDEEREHAEKLLSFQNKRGGRIFLQDVKKPERDEWGSGLEAMQCALQLEKNVNQALLDLHKLASDHVDPHLCDFLETHYLNEQVEAIKKLGDHITNLTRMDAHNNKMAEYLFDKHSLDGKS, encoded by the exons ATGGAGTCCCAAGTGCGTCAGAACTACCACCGTGACTGCGAGGCCGCCATCAACAGGATGGTCAACATGGAGCTGTTCGCCTCTTACACCTACACCTCCATG GCCTTTTACTTCTCCCGTGATGATGTGGCCCTTCCAGGTTTTGCCCACTTCTTTAAGGAGAACAGTgatgaggagagggagcatGCTGAGAAGCTGCTTTCCTTCCAAAACAAGAGAGGAGGGCGCATCTTCCTCCAGGATGTGAAG AAACCTGAGCGTGATGAGTGGGGAAGCGGTCTGGAGGCCATGCAGTGTGCCCTGCAGCTGGAGAAGAACGTCAACCAGGCCCTGTTGGACCTGCACAAGCTGGCCTCTGATCATGTTGACCCTCAT CTGTGTGACTTCCTGGAGACCCACTACCTGAATGAGCAGGTGGAAGCAATCAAGAAGCTTGGTGATCACATCACTAACCTGACCCGTATGGATGCCCACAACAACAAGATGGCGGAGTACCTGTTTGACAAACACTCCCTGGATGGCAAGAGCTAA
- the LOC121629208 gene encoding ferritin, middle subunit-like encodes MESQVRQNYQRDCEAAINRMVNMELFASYTYTSMAFYFSRDDVALPGFAHFFKENSDEEREHAEKLLSFQNKRGGRILLQDVKKPERDEWGSGLEAMQCALQLEKKVNQALLDLHKLASAYADPHLCDFLETHYLNEQVEAIKKLGDHITNLTRMDAHNNKMAEYLFDKHSLDGKS; translated from the exons ATGGAGTCCCAAGTACGTCAGAACTACCAACGCGACTGCGAGGCCGCCATCAACAGGATGGTCAACATGGAGCTGTTCGCCTCCTACACCTACACCTCCATG GCCTTTTACTTCTCCCGTGATGATGTGGCCCTTCCAGGCTTTGCCCACTTCTTCAAGGAGAACAGTgatgaggagagggagcatGCTGAGAAGCTGCTTTCCTTCCAGAACAAGAGAGGAGGGCGCATCCTCCTCCAGGATGTGAAG AAACCCGAGCGTGACGAGTGGGGAAGCGGTCTGGAGGCCATGCAGTGTGCCCTGCAGCTGGAGAAGAAGGTCAACCAGGCCCTGCTGGATCTGCACAAGCTGGCCTCTGCTTATGCAGACCCTCAT CTGTGTGACTTCCTGGAGACCCACTACCTGAATGAGCAGGTGGAAGCAATCAAGAAGCTTGGTGATCACATCACTAACCTGACCCGCATGGATGCCCACAACAACAAGATGGCGGAGTACCTGTTTGACAAACACTCCCTGGATGGCAAGAGCTAA